AGCAAAAAGACACCAATTAAACACAGATGCTTCTTTTAGATTTGAAAGAGGAATTGACCCAACAATTACAGAATATGCTTTAAAACGTGCCGCTCTTTTGATTCAAGAAGTCGCAGGCGGAAAAGTAACTTCTGATGTGGTAGAAGTATATCCTAAAAAAGTGGAAGATTTCTCTGTTTTATTGAACTTCAGTCATGTTTCTAAAATCATTGGACAGGAAATCCCAAAAGATACTATTAAGAAAATATTAGTTTCTTTAGATATTAAAGTCAACAGCGTTTCAGACACTGGTTTAGGATTAACAATTCCAGCATATCGTGTTGATGTTCAGCGTGAAATTGACGTTATCGAAGAAATTCTAAGAGTGTATGGTTACAACAATATTGAGTTTTCTAAAAAATTCAATGCGACTGTGGCTAATTCTCCTAGAACAGAAGATTATAAAGTACAAAATGTAATCGCTTCTCAATTGAACTCGCAAGGATTTCATGAGATGATGGCGAATTCTTTAACGACAGCTGCTTACGCTAAATTATCATCTGTTTTAAAAGAAGAACATAATGTTACGATGCTGAATCCGTTGAGTAACGATTTAGCAACGATGCGTCAGTCTTTATTGTTCTCGGCTTTAGAAGCTATTTCATATAATGTTAACAGAAAAAATTCGGATTTAAAATTATTTGAATTCGGAAAATCATATCATAAATACCTGAACGGTTACGAAGAACACAAACACTTAACATTATCTATTTCAGGAAACAGAAATAAAGAAAGCTGGACAACTCCTCAGAAAGGAACTGATTTCTTTTTATTGAAAGGATATGTAAGAGCAGTTTTAAATCGTTTAGGAATTGAAAAAGTATCGAATGCTCCTGTACAGTCAGATGTTTTCTCTGAAGGAACTTCTATCTGCTACAACAATGATACTTTAGTAGAAATGGGTGTGGTTAAAAAATCCATTTTAAAACACTTCGGAATCAAACAAGACGTGTATTATGCTGATTTTAACTGGGATTTGGTTTTAAAAATCATTACCGGAAAAATTAAATACACTGAAATTCCGAAATATCCTGAAGTACGCCGAGATTTAGCTTTATTGATTGATAAAAACACTACTTACGAAAGTATTTACAATCTGGCTAAACAAAGCGAGAAAACGCTTTTAAAAGATGTTAATTTATTTGATGTTTATGAAGGAAACAAACTTCCGGAAGGTAAAAAATCGTATGCTTTAAGCTTTACAATTCAAGATAATACCAAAACTCTTACTGATGCTCAGATTGACAAAATCATGTCTAAACTACAACAGACTTTTGAAACTGAACTTGGTGCGAGTTTAAGATAAGTATATCTCATCATAATTTAAAAACCCGATAGATTTTAGGATTTATCGGGTTTTGTTTTTTGGTTTAAGTTTTTTTTTGTTTCAGGTTTCAAGTTTCATGTTAGTCAAAACCTGAAACTTGAAACCTGAAACCTGAAACTCGAAACCTGAAACAAAAAACTCAACTAATTAAATATCTGTTCCAGATTTGATCTCCTAATTTCTGGATTCCGGTTCCTAAATTTTGTGTTTCTAATTTTTGTCTGGAATTATCATCAAAAATCATTTCGAGATAGACTTTTCCGTTTTCTTCTAAAACGTTCCAATTTCCATATTCTTTGTCAGAAGACTGGTTTGGAAGATACAATCCGCCTCCAGAAACACTGCTGAAAGATTCTTTGATGTATACCGCAGTAAAATCGGCATACAAATAAATCTCATATTTTACTTCCTGATACCATCCTCCGCCAGAATAATCACGATCACTGTTTGCTTTTTCAAGACGCAGTACTTTATTCGATAAAGATTGTATCATCTGATTGACTAAATAACTCATATTCTTTAGTTTTTTGTTGTTAGCAGTTAGATAAATTCCCAGTTTATCTAGAATATTTTTGATAGGCTTTTAGCAACTTTTCATCGTACTTATTGGTTTTATAAGCCGAACCATTGTATCTCAATGCAAATCCTGCCCAGTTTTTACTTCTTAAAGTTTCTATAAGATTATTTTCTTCTAAAAACAAACCAAAAGCTTTAAGATGTTCTCCTTCATTTTCATACATTTTATCAACAAATTCATCAATGCTTGAATATCCAATTGGTACTGCATTAAATCCCATAACCTGAAAAAGTCCCCACGATGCCGAACAGTTCGCTGCATCTTCAAAATCTTTTCCGCCTAAATTGGACGCTTTTTCTAAACGATTGTATTCTTCTGCGCCTCCTACATAATATTTTCGGGTATAATTTTCAAAAAGAATGTTTTCAGTTGAAGCATTCACATAGGCTGCTGGATTTATATTCCTTTTTTCGAGTTCACGCCAAAAAATATGACCTTCAAATAAAATTTTAGGTCTTCCATCTACCAGAAAACCTTTTCCATTACTTTCAACTTCGTTAACTGCCTTAACGGCCGCTAATTCCAAACTATAGTGATCAGAGAAATCGATTAAATTTTGTTCCGAGAGCAGTTTGCTATTCGAAGTAAACAATCCTTGTGTTTTCTGCAATATTGCCGACCATGTTTTTAAACCCATTATTCCATCGACCACAAGATTGTTTGTCAACTGAAAATCTCTAACAGCAGAATCTGTTGCAGATCCAAAATTGTTGGAAACTACAACGCTGTAACCCAAATTCGCAAGAAGTTCATTTAAATAATATACTTCACTAGATTTGGCTCCTGATTGTATTGTTTTCATTACTTTTTATTTATCGTTAATATTGAAGTCTTTGAAAAATCAAAAACATCATTTTTAGTACCGGTCAAATTATCATTCTTATCATAATAATTGACTTTGTATGAAATCAGTGTCGAATTGCTCAAAGTATTTTTTACAATAAAATTGAACAATATTGGAGTAGAAAATTCGGTTTTTAAACGTTCAATTGTAAATTTACTTCCCGTTTCCAGAACTGTTAATTCAATCGTAATTCTGGCTGTAGCAGCTGCCTGGCTTTTGATTTGAACCTGAATGTATCGATTGTAAGCTGTGGACTGAGAAACAACTTGACTAAACTCAGAACTAATGTTTTCAATATTTTCAAAATCGAAAAATACGCTTTTTAAATCTCCAGAAGCAGTTGGATTGATTGCTGTAAAATCCAGCTGTTTGGTATCATTGCTAACCAGCTGTGGATAATTTTTAAAGAAAGTGCTGTTTAAATAAGTTACATTCTGATTATAAACCAGCAGAATGGAATTAAGTTTACAATTAGAAATAGACTGATTGTTGATCTGAATTTTCTTCGTGGCATTGTCAATCAAAGCTTCTACGATTTCGCCTATTGTCTGCTCAATATTCAATTCAATGATACTGGAATCTTTGATTTCTTTATGTTTGAAATTGATATTGGCATATTGTGTAATCGTATTGTTTAAAGCATTAATCATAATACTGGCTTCTGATAAATTTTCAGTCGAAAGATTGAATAAAAAATGTTTGCCGTCTGTCGTAATATCCGATTGCTGTAAAAAGTAATTACCGCTTACCTCGTATTCTGAAGCAATATCATTAGGAAACAAAAACTGAACTTTATCAAAATAGTCTGCGGTATCTCCATCGATAAAATTATTATTTAGAAGCGCAATTTTAAGTTTAGCCAGATCAAAATCAGAAAGGTTTGGACCAATTGCAAATTGAAAACTGATTTTTGAGATTTCTTCGGTTGTTCCAGCACCTTCTTCATAAGCATGAAAAATGGTCGAGATACAAGGTTTCATGGTATTTAAATCTTTCGAAAGGCTGTATACTTTTGAAATTAGTAAAAACGTATTTGGCTGTACCATCGATTTGTAAATCGAAAGTTTGTCAAAATTAAATCCCGAAACAAAGATTTGCTTGAACTGGGAAAAATCATCATTTAAATTGAACGGAATATTGGTAAACCCGCCGCCAATTGTTTTATACAGACTTGTCGCTGGATTTGTACCAATGGGATAACTTAATATTTTGTTGATTTTCAGCAGAAAAGTACTTTTTACATATTCTTCTTGTACATCTGCCCTAATGCTGTTTTCACGCTGAATTTCAGAAATAGCCATTTTGGGTGCCATTCTATTCACTGCCGATTTTACCATCAACGGACTGCTAATAAGAGTTGCTTTAGGTGTTATAGTAGTTGGCGCTGTCGTTAGGTCTTTCTTTATAACATTCTGTTTGATAAAGGCGATATCTTTTGCAAACAAAAAATTGCGTTTCAATTTGGTATATCCTTTAAAATCGAAAAACAAATCCAGGTTACATTTTAAATCGTTTAGGTTTGAAACTAAATTTAGAAAGGCAATTTTTACAGCTTCATCTATTAAATCAAATTGGATTTCTTGTGTTGTTGTATTGACAATTCCGTTTACTTTTACAAAATCACGATTTACTTTTAAGTTTAAAATCGCTTCTCTCAGATTTAAAGTAATACTTTTTTGACTAGCTTGTAACTCCTTGTTTTTGATGCTGTATTTCAAAGTTACTTTTCCAATCAAACCCGCTCGGTTTCCTGATTTGTCTGGAACATTTTCATAGTAAAAAAGAGTTCCATTATTAGGTTCAATTTCTACCTGAGGAAAAAATAAAGTAATGTCATTTTTAAAATAATCCTTAAAGGAAGCATTTTCTGTAATGGCACTATCATCTTCAATTAAAGGAAAATAGCTTTCAAATATTGGAAATCCAATTATTACAGGCTTTATTTCTATCGAATGAATTATGGGATGTTCTATAACCTTAAATTCATTTTCTTTTTTAAGTGTTGCTGCTGTAAAGGAAGTGCTGGGCTTTGCAGGTTCAAGATTGAATCTGTTTATGGGAACTAATTTAGTTCCTTCGAGCTTAAATGTGTTTAAATCCGGCATAACGTTTTGGTTTAATGATTAGTGACTTTTAAGAAAACAAAAGGGACTTCTGAGTCCCTTTTGCAAAATGTCTCAAAAAAATTATTCCATAAATGGAGCTCTGATTTTCTCGATATCAGCATTTTGAGCGTCAGTTCCTGTTGGACGTTCAAATAATATATCTCCTTCTTGATAATCAATTTTGATATAATCTGTAGAAATAGACACTTTTTTAGATTTTTTTCCAATTTTACCACTGCAAGTATATTTCACTTTATACTCGGTTGGCTTAATAGTATAATCCAATTCATACCAAGCTCTGTACGGAATTGCATCTTCAAAATTATCGGCAGTAAACTTGAATTTTTTAGTAGACATTTTATCTACTTTTAGAGTAACTTCAAGTGTATCGCATTCAAACAATTGTTCAGTCGATAATGTATAGTTGATCATGTTCATAACCGGAAGCGGCACGAAGATTTTAGTTCCTTCAAATTCAAATTCTTTTACACTGTCTTTTAATTTGATTCTTTTATCTTTTTCATACATCACTTCTTGTCTTACTTTAACTTTAGAAGACCCATTGTTTTTTACGAAATCAAATACAAAAGCATTTTTCTCTTTTGATTTATCGTTCCATGTTGCTGGAAAAATGGCATCGATTTCTTTTCCTGATTTGCTCGTATTTTTTACGTATGGCGTTCCTTCTGGAGCAATCATTCTTCCTTGTCCTTTCCAGATAATTTGTCCTTTAGAATCAGGATATCCAACTTCTATAGAAACTTGGCTTACCGGACTATCGTTAACAATATCACTGTCTTTGTCCAGTTTAATTAAACCTCCATTTAAAGAAGCAACTACCTGCACTTTTGAGAAGTCTTCGTCAAGCTGAATTTCTGTAATGTACTTTTTAACGTCTGCTTTTGCTTCAGTTCCTGTTTTTAAAGTCAAAGGAGTTAAGTTTCCGCTGATTTTTGAATCCAAAACCTGAATTGCAGAGAATTTAATTTCATCTGTAAATTTAACTGCACGAATCTGTGTTCCTGATTTAAGGTTTACTCCCACGCTGCCAAGCCCCATAAACAATCTGAAGAAACCGTTTGGTTTTTCTGGATTTGCAGCTGGTGTGAATTGTTTTTCCGGAACGTCAAAAATTTGTTTTTTCAACATTTCAAAAGCAAAATCTCTTTGTTTTTGGAGTAATGATTCTTCTACTTTTTTTCTTTCTTCGTTTGAAAACTGTTCATCAGTAATGATCTCGCTTACGATTCCTCCTTCTGTACTGATTTTTTCGTATTCATGTTCCCAGTTCAGATCTACAAATGACCAGCTTACATTGGTTTTTGCAGAGAAATAAGAGTGTACTTTTTTAACATCAATTGTAGTTTTGATAACTGTAGTTGGCATATAAGCCTTGTACTTAATGTTATTTTCGACTACTAGGTTGTTGCTTCCTATTTCAAGTGCATTTTTCACTAATGAAGCACTATTTCTTCCCATTAAAATTGAAAGCGCATTATCGCCTAATCCGAAAGTGGTTCCTGCTCCTTCTCCCTGAATGTTAAAAGTCCACGGATTAGCACCTCCAAATGGATTATTAGGTGATTTTTCGCCCACCACATGCATTGCGATGTTGTTTTCTGTGAGCTGAATAGGTCTTACATTAGTCGAATTAAAATCTTTATCTACTCCAATTAAGAAAGAAAACAATCCAAAAAGAGTTGAATTTCTGTGGTTTTTGTAGTCAGAATTAAGTCTAGCTTTCAATTTGTCGATTGCTTTTTTTAATAAAGCTTCAGGAAGATCAATGGTACTGGTAAGTGTGGTATAAGCTCCTGCTTCTTCTTCTAGTCCTTCTGCTCCAATTACGGTTGATGAATCTCCAGCTGATTTAAACACCTGCATTGCAAATTTAAATCTTCCGTCAGGGTGTTTTGAAAGTCTTGGATACTTTGGATAATAATAAAACTGCATTGGCAGACCAGCGTCTCTCAATAATATATTATTAGGATCTGGTGAAAAAAGGACTGCAAAATCTGCTCCATCTTCTTTTTCTAAAAGGATTTCTACTGTTCCGGCTCCTGCGTGAGGATAACCTAGAGGTGTTGGTTGTGACATAATTAAAAAAATTTAGTTATTACTTATTATTGGTTACTCATTTTGACCGTCAGATTTTTACATAAATTTGACGATGTAAAATTGTTTCATTATAAAATATTATGAAACAGCACTTTAACCCATTTTTTTAAATAATTTCACCTGCACAAAAAAGGGTATTTTTCCCCTTGTTCACGTTTTGGGTTTCCAATAATTTTGTCACTTCAACAAATAAAAAAAACTGTAAACTAAACCTTTAACCAATTAATTTTAAAAAAAATCATGAAAAATCCACCCGCAAAACCTAGTCAGTTAATAACTAAAGAATTTGCAAAACAGTTAAATGTGAACTACAATAACAAAAGAGCATCCTCATTGACTGCAAAAGCAGCTAAAAAAGAAGATGCAAATGCTATTTGGTATTCACTAGAAGCGCTTGAAAGTTATATTCATTATATCAAAACTAGTGGCGCAAAAGAGGGCTATAACGTAGACGGTATACGTTTTTATTTTGGTGTATACCCAGACGATGAAAAACATGGTGAAAAAGCCGGATTAACCACATTATTCCTAGTTCCTACAGGAAAAAAAGTAGAAAACAACACGGCTAAAATTCAAAGTTTCGCTTTAGTTCAAGAATCAGCTCCGGCTGACATTCAGAGTCTTGAACCAATGAATTACGGAAACATAGGAAGACCGCCAAGCTTAGTATATTAATAGAATTGTATGTTTGAATTTTTAAGATCCTATATCATTTATTTAGCTTTATTATCAGGAAGCATCGGATTAATTTCGATGCATAAATTACCTGGTAAGAAAGCTAAATTTTTAGTAATTTTAATTTGGTTTTCGATTCTCACAGAAATAATCGGATACTATTTTACGTATTGGACCGGTTTATTAAACTATTATGTTTATAATGCTTATATGCTGGTCAGTTTGTCCGCCTATATCTTACTCATAAGAAGCCTTTTACAAAAGATTAATTACAGAATAACTTCAGTGTTGTTTTTGTTACTGTTTATTGTTTCTTTCTTTTTAAACATTATGTATTTTAAGGAAGATCCTAATCGTTCCTTTACCTACAGTTTCGCAATTGGAGTTGTATTGATTTTGATTTTATCTTGCTTGTATCTGGTGGAAATTTTTAATTCAGACAAAATATTAAACTTCAAACGATCTGTTTTTTTCTGGTATTTATTAGGAATTTTGGTATTTCATGTGCCTTTTACTCCTTTTATGCTTGCCATTAACTGGTTCTTAATCAAGCAGGACGATTCTATTTTTAGTCTTGTATTGTTCATTTTAAATTTTCTGGCACACACATGCTATAGTATTGGTTTTTTATGGAGCGAAAAGAAATACAATTATTAGTCATTTCATTAGGTATTGTCTTTTTTACCTTACTCATCGTTTTGCTTTTTCTTTTCTTTTATTTTATAAAGAAGAAAAACAACTATATGGTTGAAAAAATGGAGGCTGAAATGTATTTCCAATCCGAACTTGTAAAAACCAGAATTGAGATAAAAGACCAAACGCTTTCTGAAATCAGCAAAGAGCTTCATGATAATATTGGACAGATTATTTCGGTTGCAATTATGCAGCTTAACATCGGAATCAGCAATAAAGGCATTCAAGTATCAGAATTAAAAGATCTTAAAAGTGTTTTAGCCAAATCACTGGATGAACTCAGAATTTTATCCCGAATTATCAATAAAGATAATCTACTGCAGCACAATTTTGCAGAAGCCATTCAGCTAGATTTAGAACGCGTAAAAAAACTCAAAAAAATCAAATATAATTTCAACCTAATTGGTGAAATTCCCGAGATCAACGAAGAACATGATTTGATTATTTACCGAATATTTCAAGAGGCACTGCACAACAGCTTAAAGCATTCGCATAGTGATTTATTTGATGTTCATCTTGAAACCACTCCAAATGTATTCAGACTTAAACTGAAAGATTTTGGAATTGGATATAATCTAGAAGATTCTAATGCAGGATTAGGACTTACTAATATGAAACTTAGAGCCAAATTGATTGGTGCCAAATTGGCTATTGCCTCAGATCAATCTGGAACAATTGTAACTCTGGAATACCCCTTAACCCAATGTGATGAAAACTAACCCAAAAAGCAAAATAATAATTGTAGACGATCATCTTCTTTTTTCACAGTCTTTGGAACTGCTTATTAAAAGTTTTGGTGATTACGACGTCATAAATCGTTTTGAAAACGGCAAAGTGTTTATTTCTTATCTACAGGAAAATTTAGACAATGATATAGATTTAATTCTTTTAGATGTAAACATGCCTGTTCTAGACGGTATAAACACCATGAAATGGATAAAAGAAAACCGTCCAGATTTAAAAGTAATTGCACTTTCTGTTAATGACGATGAAGAAATTATCATTAAAATGATTACCAATGGCGCAAAAGGTTATTTATTAAAAGATACTTCTCCCGAAGTTTTCCGTGAAGCAATTGAGTGTGTCATCGAAAAAGGTTTTTACTTTACCGAATTAGTTTCAGGCATGCTGATCAATAAAGTTAACAGCGACAATAAAAAAATCAGTCTTAAGGAAAAAGAAATTGTTTTCATTAAACATGCCTGCACCGAAATGACATATAAAGAAATTGCTTCGGAAATGTGTTTAAGTCCAAAAACGATTGATGGTTACCGAGAATCGTTATTTGATAAACTTGAAATCAAAACTCGAATCGGCTTGGTTTTATATGCCATTAAACATAAAATAGTTTTTGTTTAATACGTTAAAGCCGCAAAAACTGGAAAATCTTTAATTTTTTCTCTTCCGTTTAAAAAAGTCAGTTCCATTAAAAAGTTGCATTGTATGATTTCGCCGCCGAGTTTCTGCACAAGATCGCATACTGCTTTTGCAGTACCGCCTGTTGCCAGAACATCGTCGTGAATCAAAACGCGGTCGCCTTTTTGAATAGCATCGGTATGCATTTCAAGACTATCGGTTCCATATTCCAATTCATAAGAAGCCGAAATAGTTTTGAATGGAAGTTTTTTAGGTTTTCGAACAGGAATAAACCCAGCATTGAGTTTCTGTGCCAGTAACATCCCGAAGAAAAAACCACGGCTTTCTGCTCCTACCACTTTGTCGATTTTTTGTCCTTCTAAAGAATCGACCAAAATTTTAAGACAATTTGTTCGTGCTTCAGGGTTAATCAGCAAAGGTGTAATATCTTTAAATAAAATTCCTTCTTTTGGAAATCCTTGAATATCACGTATATACTTTTCAATGTTCATTTTTTTTTATTTTTCTGTAAAATTTCGCTTGTTTATCTAGTATTTATGTCTATCTTTGCACCCGCAAACAGCAATTATCAAAGCTACTAAAAAATAGTGAGATAACAAATACGGCCTCGTGGCGCAACTGAATAGCGCATCTGATTACGGCTCAGAAGGTTACAGGTTTGAATCCTGTCGAGGTCACTTAAGGAGACAACTAGACAATAGTTGTCTCTTTTTTTATGCCCTAATATGTAGATTTTTAAACTACTTTGCATTTAGGAATGCAAAATAATCTCTAATACTCATTTCGGATAGTTGCATACACGCCATATGACTCATTAGTTACCTTATAAAAAGGCATAAGCGCATATTCTTTCCTATTATTTTTTAAGATGAATGACATAGAATTCTCTTGTTTAGAGATGTTTTTCAAAATATCTCACTCATTTCCTTTTAATATTGTTTCTTCATTTACTTGAAATGCTAATAAAACCGGTCCATAAAACAATGCAACTACATTCGGATTATCGGGCATTTTTTTTAAATTAAAATGATAATTAAAACGTATTTCTATGTTATCGCCATTTTTCCACTTTCTATCAATAATATAATAAGACATCGGAATTACACTAGCTGTAATGGGCTTTCCGTTTACCAAAATTTGTGTTTGTTCGTCAGCCCAGGATGGCATAAATAATTTCAATGCAAATGGGGTCGTTTTATTAGCCGTTATGTTAAATTTTACAACAGGATTATCTGGAAAATTGGACGATTGTGATAAAGTAATTCCTTTAGATTTCCATTTGACGGTCGAAGGAATATAAAGATTGACCCAAAGGTTATTTTTGTTATGGAAATAAATAGCCTCATTTAAGTTTGTAAAAGCTTCAATAGTTGTTCCGTTGCAGCAAAAAAACTCATTAGGGCTGGCAAAACTCTTCTTATTAGGAGAACCCAGCGGTAAAGAATAAACATTACATCCCGTTTCGGGATTTTGTAGCGCAAAAACAGAATTATATAGCGTATTCATGTACACATCTGCATACTCGGGTTGGGCAGTCCAGCGAAATAAAGCATTTGTGATTTTTTGAGTATTATGTGAAACGCATGATTCAGATGTTTTATCAGTAAGAGTAGTACTTAAACAATCAGGTTTTCCCCAATGTTCAGATGTCTGGGCAGTTGGAGTTGTAGCAATAGGTCTGGGACCGCTGCTAGAGCCATTCACATAAGAATGATGATGTTCCAGCATATCCCAAAAATGGGAAACAACATCGCGATAATACCTGTCCCCTGTATTTTCATACCTTTTGGCAAATCCGATTATCAAAGGCAAATGAGTATTAGAATGCAAACCCGATAGAATATCTGTCCCTTCATACAATGGCTGGCTGAACCATTTGCGGTCGAAGAGACAAGCCAGTTTGTAATGGGTGGAGTCTTTGGAAATTTCAAATAAATTCTGCAATACATCATTCATCCCACCTGCCTCATTTGCCGGATTTGCCTGAGGAGTGTATAGCATTTTTTCAATAGTTTCAGGCGAAAGTTTATCCATCCTCTCTTTTACATAAGCGGCCATATTAACAGCTATTTCATAGGCCTTTTTATTTCCTGTATGCTGATAAACATCAAGCATTCCCTGCATTATTTTATGATAAGTATAGTATGGTGCCCAAACTCCGCTAAATTGTGTTTCCAATTGCGTGAAATCTTTTTCGGGGAATGCGCTCAGATAGCTGCCGCCAAGTTTTTGCTGACACTCTTCAAGCGCATCAACCATATATTCCACACGTTTTTGAAGCAGAGTATCACCTGTCTTTTCAATCAAAATAGCGCAAGCCGACAGATAATGGCCTACAAAATGTCCGCGTAATCCCACAGTAGGCGACTCCCAGCCTTCAAGTGGTTTTGCTTTCGATTCAATTCCGGCATTTATTCTAAAATTGTGCAGCAACCTATCGGCATCGAACTGATAAATATACTTTGCATTAACGGTCTCTCGCTGTTTTATCCAGGATTCAGACATAACAACATCCCTATTCAAAAATGGAATGGGTTGTTGGGGCTTATCAAGAAATGCTTGTCCAAAAACGGTCTGACAAACAAGTAAAAATAAGCTAATATATTTTATTTCATATTTCATATTAAATTTGAATATTAGAAATCAAAATATTGGGCCTGTCAATATAAAATTTACAGTTCTTAAATTGTTTTCAAATGTTGGTAAAAACTCATTTAACATCGTCTTATTTTTAATCTATAGGATGATATTTAAAATTCTTAAACGTTACCTTACCTTCTCCCATAGCCGTAAGGCCAATTCTTAAACTTAAAAATCCGCTCAGCACATTATGATGCATACCGGAAACTTCCAGTGAGTTCTCAATTTTATTCCATTTATCACCATCTGTGCTGTAATACATATCTACAGTATTGTTCACGTTTTTAAGCCTAAGAAATACATGTTTTTCGATAACATTTTTCTCTGTTTCAAATTGCCATCCATGTAAATTCGCCAGTATGTTCCCGTTATTGGCAAGAATGCCGGAAAAAGCGCCGCTGTTGTAAAAAAGGACTAATCCTCCAGTTGCTTTTCCTTCTATTAATAACTCCACTTCGGCGTTATAGGAGTGGTCCAGCGGAATGCATAGCAATGGGGAAGAGCTGCCCACATAATCCCCTTTTCCATTAATGGAAAGACTATTATTACCTAATTCAAATCTATTGCTGTCTGCTCCTCCAAAGAATTCCCATTGCGGTTTTAAACTTTTTCCTTCAAAACTATCGTTTAGCGTAAAGCTGCTTTTAGATGCTGGTAAGTTTGGTTTTTTGATGGGTTCGTCTTCCGTTATTCCGTCTGGTATTTTGTACCAGCCATCTTTTGTCCATTCCACAGGCAAAAGCAGGGTCTGGCGGCCTTTATTGTAAAAATCCTTTTCATAAGCATGGAATATCATCCACCAGTTTCCTTTACTATCCTCGAATAAAGTGCCATGACCTTTCGATTTCCATCTTTCAGATTCTTTAGTGGTTCTGATAATCGGGTTATAAGGAGAATTTTCCCATGGCCCGAAAAGCGATTTTGAACGTGCGGAAATTACCATATGACCTGTTGCCGGACCTCCCGTTCCGCCTTCAGCAACGGTAAGATAGTAGTAATCTCCCCTCTTTACCAATTTTGGCCCTTCCATACAAAAACACTCGATCGACCATTGGCGAGGTATTTTCCAACCATCGTAGGTATGCTTGGACTCACCTCTGACAGAAAGTCCATCATCTGCTAAAGGAATAAAACTCCCACTGCTAAAAAACAAATACCTTTTCCCGTTTTCGTCTGTAATGTGCCCGGGATCAATGCCACCAGTTTTTAGGTCGATTGGTTCGCTCCATTTACCGTTAATAGAATCTGCGGAGACCACATAATTGGTACCATTTGCCGGAAAATAGATATAAAATT
This is a stretch of genomic DNA from Flavobacterium endoglycinae. It encodes these proteins:
- a CDS encoding family 43 glycosylhydrolase produces the protein MNKIIITIFLIHVSVFANAQYQTKPNEKGKDYYINPIFAGDYADPSILRDGDTYYMVHSSFEYYPGLLIWQSKDLINWEPVTHALHKNIGNVWAPDLVKYKDKFYIYFPANGTNYVVSADSINGKWSEPIDLKTGGIDPGHITDENGKRYLFFSSGSFIPLADDGLSVRGESKHTYDGWKIPRQWSIECFCMEGPKLVKRGDYYYLTVAEGGTGGPATGHMVISARSKSLFGPWENSPYNPIIRTTKESERWKSKGHGTLFEDSKGNWWMIFHAYEKDFYNKGRQTLLLPVEWTKDGWYKIPDGITEDEPIKKPNLPASKSSFTLNDSFEGKSLKPQWEFFGGADSNRFELGNNSLSINGKGDYVGSSSPLLCIPLDHSYNAEVELLIEGKATGGLVLFYNSGAFSGILANNGNILANLHGWQFETEKNVIEKHVFLRLKNVNNTVDMYYSTDGDKWNKIENSLEVSGMHHNVLSGFLSLRIGLTAMGEGKVTFKNFKYHPID
- a CDS encoding beta-L-arabinofuranosidase domain-containing protein — translated: MSESWIKQRETVNAKYIYQFDADRLLHNFRINAGIESKAKPLEGWESPTVGLRGHFVGHYLSACAILIEKTGDTLLQKRVEYMVDALEECQQKLGGSYLSAFPEKDFTQLETQFSGVWAPYYTYHKIMQGMLDVYQHTGNKKAYEIAVNMAAYVKERMDKLSPETIEKMLYTPQANPANEAGGMNDVLQNLFEISKDSTHYKLACLFDRKWFSQPLYEGTDILSGLHSNTHLPLIIGFAKRYENTGDRYYRDVVSHFWDMLEHHHSYVNGSSSGPRPIATTPTAQTSEHWGKPDCLSTTLTDKTSESCVSHNTQKITNALFRWTAQPEYADVYMNTLYNSVFALQNPETGCNVYSLPLGSPNKKSFASPNEFFCCNGTTIEAFTNLNEAIYFHNKNNLWVNLYIPSTVKWKSKGITLSQSSNFPDNPVVKFNITANKTTPFALKLFMPSWADEQTQILVNGKPITASVIPMSYYIIDRKWKNGDNIEIRFNYHFNLKKMPDNPNVVALFYGPVLLAFQVNEETILKGNE